The following are encoded in a window of Flavobacterium cupriresistens genomic DNA:
- the rsfS gene encoding ribosome silencing factor, with protein sequence MAKKTINNDVLLANIIKGIEEVKGNDIDILDLREIDTAVCDYFVICNGSSNTQVNAIVNSIQKTVSKDLKDKPWHVEGTDNAEWVLMDYVHIVVHVFQKHIREYYNIESLWGDAKITTIENKY encoded by the coding sequence ATGGCGAAAAAGACTATTAATAATGACGTTCTATTAGCGAACATAATCAAAGGAATTGAAGAAGTAAAAGGGAATGATATCGATATTCTTGACTTAAGAGAAATAGACACGGCTGTTTGTGACTATTTTGTAATTTGCAACGGAAGCTCTAACACTCAAGTTAACGCCATTGTAAACTCAATTCAGAAAACAGTATCCAAAGATTTAAAAGATAAACCTTGGCACGTAGAAGGAACCGATAACGCAGAATGGGTTCTGATGGACTATGTTCATATCGTGGTACATGTTTTCCAAAAACACATCCGTGAATACTATAATATCGAGAGCCTTTGGGGTGATGCCAAAATAACTACAATCGAAAACAAATACTAA